The following proteins are encoded in a genomic region of Streptomyces collinus Tu 365:
- a CDS encoding TMEM165/GDT1 family protein: MISITVTALVFGVIFLAELPDKTALAGLVLGTRYRASYVFAGVAAAFLLHVVLAVAAGSVLTLLPQQIVHALTGVLFLAGAAVLLLKKGEEEEEVRKPADQSFWKVAGTGFMLILVAEFGDLTQIMTANLAARYDDPISVGLGAVLGLWAVAGLGIVGGKALMKRVPLRLITQIAALLMLALGVWSLYEAVAG, translated from the coding sequence TTGATCAGCATCACCGTGACGGCGCTCGTCTTCGGCGTCATCTTCCTCGCCGAACTGCCGGACAAGACCGCGCTCGCCGGTCTCGTGCTCGGCACCCGCTACCGGGCCTCGTACGTCTTCGCGGGCGTCGCCGCCGCCTTCCTGCTGCACGTCGTGCTCGCCGTCGCGGCCGGCAGCGTGCTGACCCTGCTGCCCCAGCAGATCGTGCACGCCCTCACGGGCGTCCTGTTCCTCGCCGGCGCGGCCGTGCTGCTGCTGAAGAAGGGGGAGGAAGAGGAGGAGGTCCGCAAGCCCGCCGACCAGTCCTTCTGGAAGGTGGCCGGCACCGGCTTCATGCTCATCCTGGTCGCCGAGTTCGGCGACCTGACGCAGATCATGACGGCCAACCTCGCGGCCCGCTACGACGACCCGATCTCCGTCGGCCTGGGCGCCGTCCTCGGTCTGTGGGCGGTGGCCGGGCTCGGCATCGTCGGCGGAAAGGCCCTGATGAAGCGGGTTCCGCTGCGCCTGATCACACAGATCGCGGCGCTGCTGATGCTGGCGCTCGGCGTGTGGAGTCTGTACGAGGCGGTCGCCGGCTGA
- a CDS encoding HNH endonuclease family protein produces the protein MSRFYARRRLSILSALTGLIASVALFNSPSASAALPTPVSAATARGYLSQLTVATENRTGYSRSLFPTWITISGTCNTREWILKRDGTNVVTDSACTATSGSWYSPYDGATWTAASDVDIDHLVPLAEAWDSGASKWTTAQRQAFANDVTRPQLLAVTDNVNQAKGDQDPATWMPSRTAYRCTYVRAWVQVKYYYDLSVDSAEKTALTNYLASC, from the coding sequence ATGTCCAGGTTCTACGCGCGTCGACGGCTGAGCATACTCTCGGCCCTCACGGGCCTGATAGCCTCCGTCGCCCTGTTCAACTCCCCGAGCGCCTCCGCCGCCCTCCCCACCCCGGTGAGCGCCGCCACCGCCCGCGGCTACCTCTCCCAGCTGACCGTGGCCACCGAGAACCGCACCGGCTACAGCCGCAGCCTCTTCCCGACCTGGATCACCATCTCCGGCACCTGCAACACCCGCGAGTGGATCCTCAAGCGGGACGGCACGAACGTCGTCACCGACTCCGCCTGCACCGCCACCAGCGGCAGCTGGTACTCGCCGTACGACGGCGCCACCTGGACCGCCGCCTCCGACGTGGACATCGACCACCTCGTCCCGCTCGCCGAGGCCTGGGACTCCGGTGCGAGCAAGTGGACCACCGCCCAGCGTCAGGCCTTCGCCAACGACGTCACCCGGCCCCAGCTCCTCGCCGTCACGGACAACGTGAACCAGGCCAAGGGCGACCAGGACCCGGCCACCTGGATGCCGTCGCGCACCGCCTACCGCTGCACCTACGTCCGCGCCTGGGTGCAGGTGAAGTACTACTACGACCTCTCGGTCGACTCCGCGGAGAAGACCGCGCTGACGAACTACCTGGCGAGCTGCTGA
- a CDS encoding DedA family protein: MLESLGSLAAGPWIYAMVGLSVLLDVFVPVLPSGVLVITAATAAAAGSSAAGHVPHDVPDILVLTLSAATASVLGDLVAYRLAWRGGERLDRAIARSRRLTAAQERLGEALARGGGALVVLARFAPAGRSVVSFCAGAAHRRARDFLPWSALAGLSWAGYSVALGYFGGRWLGATWLAAGVSVVALCAAGAAAGFLVRRRPAQP; encoded by the coding sequence GTGCTGGAGAGCCTGGGGTCACTGGCCGCCGGCCCATGGATCTACGCCATGGTGGGCCTGTCGGTGCTCCTCGACGTGTTCGTGCCCGTGCTGCCGAGCGGAGTGCTCGTCATCACCGCGGCCACGGCGGCCGCCGCCGGGTCCAGCGCGGCGGGTCATGTCCCGCACGACGTGCCGGACATCCTCGTCCTGACCCTCTCCGCCGCGACCGCCTCGGTGCTGGGCGATCTGGTCGCCTACCGGCTGGCCTGGCGGGGCGGTGAGCGTCTGGACCGCGCGATAGCCCGGTCCCGCCGGCTGACCGCCGCGCAGGAACGCCTCGGTGAGGCCCTGGCCCGGGGCGGCGGCGCCCTCGTGGTGCTGGCCCGCTTCGCCCCCGCCGGCCGTTCGGTGGTCTCCTTCTGCGCCGGCGCAGCGCACCGCCGCGCCCGCGACTTCCTGCCCTGGTCGGCGCTGGCCGGCCTGTCCTGGGCGGGCTACAGCGTCGCGCTCGGCTACTTCGGCGGCCGCTGGCTGGGTGCCACCTGGCTGGCCGCTGGGGTGTCGGTGGTGGCGTTGTGCGCGGCGGGGGCCGCGGCCGGGTTCCTGGTGCGGCGCAGGCCCGCACAGCCGTAG
- a CDS encoding DoxX family protein: MSARLDSAQPYVLGLFRVVLGLLFAVHGAASLFGVLGGAMGTGGSIPSGTWPGWYAAVIQLVAGGLVLLGLGTRGAALIASGSMAYAYFDVHQRVALWPIQNGGEMSVLFCWAFLLLVFTGSGAFGLDRLLSRRTAATRRPAAEQTPIAA; encoded by the coding sequence ATGTCCGCACGTCTCGATTCCGCTCAGCCCTACGTCCTCGGGCTCTTCCGCGTCGTCCTCGGCCTGCTCTTCGCCGTGCACGGCGCCGCCTCGCTCTTCGGTGTCCTCGGCGGCGCCATGGGCACCGGCGGGTCCATCCCCTCCGGCACCTGGCCCGGCTGGTACGCCGCCGTGATCCAGTTGGTCGCCGGCGGCCTCGTCCTGCTCGGCCTGGGCACCCGCGGTGCCGCCCTGATCGCCTCGGGCTCGATGGCGTACGCCTACTTCGACGTGCACCAGCGCGTCGCGCTGTGGCCCATCCAGAACGGCGGCGAGATGTCGGTGCTGTTCTGCTGGGCGTTCCTGCTGCTCGTCTTCACCGGCTCGGGCGCCTTCGGGCTCGACCGGCTGCTGAGCCGGCGCACGGCGGCGACACGCCGGCCGGCCGCCGAGCAGACCCCGATAGCGGCCTGA
- a CDS encoding DUF2277 domain-containing protein, producing the protein MCRSIKTLRPPVLPEEATEDEIRAAALQYVRKVSGFRAPAAHNREVFDRAVEAVAQATADLLGGLEVRGRSVREAG; encoded by the coding sequence ATGTGCCGGAGTATCAAGACGTTGCGCCCGCCCGTACTGCCCGAAGAGGCCACCGAGGACGAGATCCGCGCCGCCGCGCTGCAGTACGTGCGGAAGGTCTCGGGCTTCCGAGCCCCGGCCGCCCACAACCGCGAGGTGTTCGACCGGGCGGTGGAGGCCGTGGCGCAGGCCACGGCGGACCTGCTGGGGGGTCTGGAGGTGCGGGGGCGGTCCGTGCGGGAGGCGGGTTAG
- a CDS encoding ketopantoate reductase family protein: MTTQRTVAVLGPGGIGGLLAALLSRSGHRVVCLAREATADTLRTDGIRVRSRLFGDFTAPVEADTELREPVDACLVAVKHTALDTALARLAPDRLGDALVVPLLNGVEHPATLRARYRADRVAPGVIRVESTRTAPGVIEHGSPFAEIDLAGDGVPRPRLDSLAEVLADAGVTTRVLADETAALWAKLAFLAPFALLTTRYGIPVGEARTAHREELESLVAETAAVSRACGAPADPARSLSRFDAFPASTKSSMQRDAEAGRPLELDAIGGALLRAADRHGVPVPVTARLVQELRAAGH, from the coding sequence GTGACGACACAACGCACCGTGGCCGTCCTCGGCCCCGGCGGCATCGGCGGCCTCCTCGCCGCCCTCCTGTCCCGCTCCGGGCACCGCGTGGTCTGCCTCGCCCGGGAAGCCACGGCCGACACCCTGCGCACCGACGGGATCCGGGTCCGCAGCCGCCTGTTCGGCGACTTCACCGCTCCCGTGGAGGCCGACACCGAACTGCGCGAACCGGTGGACGCCTGCCTGGTCGCCGTCAAGCACACCGCCCTGGACACCGCCCTCGCCCGCCTGGCACCCGACCGCCTCGGGGACGCCCTGGTCGTCCCGCTGCTCAACGGCGTCGAACACCCCGCGACCCTGCGCGCCCGCTACCGCGCCGACCGCGTCGCCCCCGGCGTCATCCGCGTGGAGTCGACCCGCACAGCACCCGGCGTGATCGAACACGGCAGCCCCTTCGCGGAGATCGACCTGGCCGGCGACGGCGTACCCCGCCCCCGGCTGGACTCCCTGGCCGAGGTGCTCGCCGACGCGGGGGTGACCACCCGCGTCCTGGCCGACGAGACGGCGGCCCTGTGGGCGAAGCTGGCCTTCCTCGCCCCCTTCGCGCTGCTCACCACCCGCTACGGCATCCCCGTCGGCGAGGCGCGCACGGCGCACCGCGAGGAGCTGGAGTCCCTGGTCGCCGAGACCGCCGCGGTGAGCCGCGCCTGCGGAGCCCCCGCGGACCCGGCCCGGTCCCTGTCCCGCTTCGACGCCTTCCCCGCATCGACGAAGTCCTCGATGCAACGTGACGCCGAGGCCGGACGCCCGCTCGAACTCGACGCCATCGGCGGCGCGTTGCTGCGCGCGGCGGACCGTCACGGCGTACCGGTGCCGGTGACGGCGCGCCTGGTTCAGGAACTGCGCGCGGCCGGCCACTGA
- a CDS encoding DUF4383 domain-containing protein translates to MATHVHARQRRRIRFDEHLPVDHRLNLVYRIGAGLIGGFLVAFGILGLIDHIGFFDTGGNSVAGLNTNGTLSVLSICIGALLLVGMVIGGNFASTLNMVLGVLFLLNGFLFLGLLDTPNDFLAFRIQNVLFSFVVGLLLMTFGMYGRVGSVLPYDNPYWRARHPDPGTEPPGNEHRTGVPPVTAPMPGELGRSGRDGVGRPE, encoded by the coding sequence ATGGCCACACACGTACACGCACGCCAGCGCCGGCGGATCCGGTTCGACGAGCATCTGCCCGTCGATCACCGGCTGAACCTGGTGTACCGGATCGGTGCCGGTCTGATCGGTGGTTTCCTGGTCGCCTTCGGCATCCTGGGCCTGATCGACCACATCGGCTTCTTCGACACCGGCGGGAATTCGGTCGCCGGCCTGAACACCAACGGCACGCTGAGTGTGCTGTCGATCTGCATCGGTGCGCTGCTGCTGGTCGGCATGGTGATCGGCGGCAACTTCGCGTCGACGCTGAACATGGTCCTGGGTGTGCTGTTCCTGCTGAACGGCTTCCTGTTCCTGGGTCTGCTGGACACCCCGAACGACTTCCTGGCGTTCCGGATCCAGAACGTGCTGTTCAGCTTCGTGGTGGGGCTGTTGCTGATGACGTTCGGCATGTACGGCCGGGTCGGGTCGGTGCTGCCGTACGACAACCCGTACTGGCGGGCCCGGCACCCCGACCCGGGCACCGAACCGCCGGGGAACGAGCACCGGACGGGTGTGCCGCCGGTGACGGCGCCGATGCCCGGCGAGCTGGGCCGGAGCGGACGGGACGGGGTCGGCCGGCCGGAGTGA
- a CDS encoding FmdB family zinc ribbon protein — MPRYEYRCRTCGDTFELSRPMAESSAPAACPAGHDDTVKLLSTVAVGGGSSAAPAPAPRAGGGGGGCCGGGCCG; from the coding sequence ATGCCTCGCTACGAGTACCGCTGCCGGACCTGCGGCGACACGTTCGAACTCAGCCGTCCCATGGCGGAGTCCTCCGCTCCCGCCGCCTGCCCCGCGGGCCACGACGACACGGTGAAGCTGCTGTCGACGGTGGCCGTGGGCGGTGGCTCGTCGGCCGCGCCTGCCCCGGCGCCCCGGGCGGGCGGGGGCGGCGGGGGCTGCTGCGGTGGTGGCTGCTGCGGCTGA
- a CDS encoding phosphoribosyltransferase — protein MNNAVNDGVWSGTWVAERLGVGLDGDDGLRALLGLALRRNPKRAHLLVSHVLGKHVPQSPSVVYDHGLRLGRRVRALLGDTEAAAAVVLGYAETATGLGHCVADGLGLAPYLHSTRRPVPGLTPAGGFEESHSHATSHLLLPEDTALLTGDGPLVLVDDEFSTGNTVLNTIRDLHARHPRRHYVVVALVDMRSAEDSARLDRFADDIGARVDLVAAASGTVRLPQDVLSKGQELVARHTPAGPEDTAPAAAHRPPHDTRTTRIDLHWPPALPDGGRHGFTPAHRARLETALPAMAARVAEALPATARRVLVLGFEELMYAPLRIARELERTHPAEIRYSTTTRSPVLAVDDPGYAIRTRLAFPAHDDPADGPGERYAYNVAGAGFDAVVAVVDSAADTPALHAPDGLLARLAAHTPHVLLAVVPAYTPQPLTLPESAPMLPEPLRGPTFSSYPPEDVGWLLQDLSDVTLEAPTEEREEAIQSGGAHYAESLPVEYQPSDQYQRLFHTALDTSAARIAQAVGVVTETVLAERSPRPVLVSLARAGTPVGVLMRRWAHHRHGLDLPHYAVSIVRGRGIDANALRWLAAHHDPRDVVFIDGWTGKGAITRELAQAVEDFERKEGITGFDPEIAVLADPGSCVRTYGTREDFLIPSACLNSTVSGLISRTVLRADLVGPDDFHGAKYYRELTGADVSVTFLDAVCAHFPDVTDTVDDAVKELMATDRTPTWAGWQAVERISEEYGIHDVNLVKPGVGETTRVLLRRVPWKILAKAGAGPDLDHVRLLAAQRGVPVEEVGDLPYTCVGLIHPRYTRGATGADGKAVNL, from the coding sequence ATGAACAACGCAGTGAACGACGGAGTCTGGTCCGGCACCTGGGTCGCCGAGCGACTCGGCGTCGGCCTCGACGGCGACGACGGCCTGCGGGCCCTGCTGGGGCTCGCGCTGCGCCGCAACCCCAAGCGGGCCCACCTGCTCGTCTCCCACGTGCTCGGCAAGCACGTACCCCAGTCGCCCTCCGTCGTCTACGACCACGGACTCCGCCTCGGCCGCCGCGTCCGCGCCCTCCTCGGCGACACCGAGGCCGCCGCCGCGGTCGTCCTCGGCTACGCGGAGACCGCCACCGGCCTCGGCCACTGCGTCGCCGACGGCCTCGGCCTCGCCCCCTACCTGCACTCCACCCGCCGCCCCGTACCCGGCCTCACCCCCGCCGGCGGCTTCGAGGAGTCCCACTCCCACGCCACCTCCCACCTGCTGCTCCCCGAGGACACCGCCCTGCTCACCGGCGACGGCCCGCTCGTCCTCGTCGACGACGAGTTCTCCACCGGCAACACCGTCCTCAACACCATCCGCGACCTGCACGCACGCCACCCGCGCCGCCACTACGTGGTCGTCGCCCTCGTCGACATGCGCTCCGCCGAGGACAGCGCCCGGCTCGACCGCTTCGCCGACGACATCGGCGCCCGCGTCGACCTCGTCGCCGCCGCCTCCGGCACCGTACGACTGCCCCAGGACGTCCTGAGCAAGGGACAGGAGCTCGTCGCCCGCCACACCCCCGCCGGCCCCGAAGACACCGCCCCCGCGGCCGCGCACCGGCCCCCGCACGACACCCGGACCACCCGGATCGACCTGCACTGGCCCCCCGCCCTCCCCGACGGCGGCCGGCACGGCTTCACCCCCGCCCACCGCGCCCGCCTGGAGACCGCGCTGCCCGCCATGGCCGCCCGCGTCGCCGAGGCCCTGCCCGCCACCGCCCGCCGCGTCCTCGTGCTCGGCTTCGAGGAACTGATGTACGCCCCGCTGCGCATCGCCCGCGAACTCGAACGCACCCACCCCGCCGAGATCCGCTACTCCACCACCACCCGCTCACCCGTCCTCGCCGTCGACGACCCCGGCTACGCCATCCGCACCCGCCTGGCCTTCCCCGCCCACGACGACCCCGCCGACGGCCCCGGCGAGCGCTACGCCTACAACGTCGCCGGCGCCGGCTTCGACGCCGTCGTCGCCGTCGTCGACTCCGCCGCCGACACCCCCGCCCTGCACGCCCCCGACGGCCTGCTGGCCCGCCTCGCCGCCCACACCCCGCACGTCCTGCTCGCCGTCGTACCCGCCTACACCCCCCAGCCCCTCACCCTCCCCGAAAGCGCGCCCATGCTGCCCGAGCCCCTCCGCGGCCCCACCTTCTCCTCCTACCCGCCCGAGGACGTCGGCTGGCTGCTGCAGGACCTCTCGGACGTCACCCTGGAAGCGCCGACCGAGGAACGCGAGGAGGCCATCCAGAGCGGCGGCGCCCACTACGCCGAGTCACTGCCCGTCGAGTACCAGCCCAGCGACCAGTACCAGCGGCTCTTCCACACCGCCCTGGACACGTCCGCCGCCCGCATCGCCCAGGCCGTCGGCGTCGTCACCGAGACCGTCCTCGCCGAGCGTTCCCCCCGCCCCGTCCTGGTGTCCCTGGCCCGCGCCGGCACCCCCGTCGGCGTCCTCATGCGCCGCTGGGCACACCACCGGCACGGCCTCGACCTGCCCCACTACGCCGTCTCCATCGTCCGCGGCCGCGGCATCGACGCCAACGCACTGCGCTGGCTCGCCGCCCACCACGACCCCCGGGACGTCGTCTTCATCGACGGCTGGACCGGCAAGGGCGCCATCACCCGCGAACTCGCCCAGGCGGTCGAGGACTTCGAGCGCAAGGAAGGCATCACCGGCTTCGACCCGGAGATCGCCGTCCTCGCCGACCCCGGCTCCTGCGTCCGCACCTACGGCACCCGCGAGGACTTCCTCATCCCCTCCGCCTGCCTCAACTCCACCGTCTCCGGGCTCATATCCCGCACCGTCCTGCGCGCCGACCTCGTCGGCCCCGACGACTTCCACGGCGCGAAGTACTACCGCGAACTCACCGGCGCCGACGTCTCCGTGACCTTCCTCGACGCCGTGTGCGCCCACTTCCCCGACGTCACCGACACCGTCGACGACGCCGTGAAGGAGCTCATGGCCACCGACCGCACCCCCACCTGGGCCGGCTGGCAGGCCGTCGAACGCATCAGCGAGGAGTACGGCATCCACGACGTCAACCTCGTCAAGCCCGGCGTCGGCGAGACCACCCGCGTCCTGCTGCGCCGCGTCCCCTGGAAGATCCTCGCCAAGGCCGGCGCCGGACCCGACCTCGACCACGTACGCCTGCTCGCCGCACAGCGCGGCGTCCCCGTCGAGGAGGTCGGCGACCTGCCCTACACCTGCGTCGGGCTCATCCACCCGCGCTACACCCGCGGCGCCACCGGCGCCGACGGCAAGGCGGTGAACCTCTGA
- a CDS encoding HpcH/HpaI aldolase/citrate lyase family protein — translation MRHFGHIAPAERQRLFHQEPCAFTADSPARLLSAALGATLYSPATRPRLADDITKQAASGVVSMVLCLEDSIGDADVVAGEENLVRQFADLDARPGTEPPLLFIRVRTPEQIPDLVQRLGASVRLLSGFVLPKFTEERGLPFLEALGRAEAHSGRRLFAMPVLESPELLYRESRVDTLEGIARAVDKFRDRVLALRLGVTDFCSSYGLRRAPDMTAYDVQVVASVIADVVNMLGRADGTGFTVTGPVWEYFRVPERMFKPQLRQSPFLEVQAVELREKLIEHAMDGLLREISLDQANGLLGKTCIHPSHVLPVHALSVVSHEEFSDAQDILRPERGGGGVLRSAYTNKMNEVKPHRAWAERTLLRAEVFGVANEDIGFVELLTAGIPG, via the coding sequence ATGCGTCATTTCGGGCACATCGCCCCCGCGGAGCGACAGCGCCTGTTCCACCAGGAACCCTGCGCGTTCACCGCCGACTCCCCGGCCAGGCTGCTCTCCGCCGCCCTCGGCGCCACGCTGTACAGCCCCGCGACCCGGCCCCGGCTCGCCGACGACATCACCAAGCAGGCCGCGAGCGGCGTCGTCTCGATGGTGCTGTGCCTGGAGGACTCCATCGGCGACGCCGACGTCGTCGCCGGCGAGGAGAACCTCGTCCGCCAGTTCGCCGACCTCGACGCCCGCCCCGGCACCGAGCCGCCCCTGCTGTTCATCCGGGTCCGCACCCCCGAACAGATACCCGACCTCGTCCAGCGCCTCGGCGCCTCCGTACGGCTGCTCTCCGGGTTCGTCCTGCCCAAGTTCACCGAGGAACGCGGCCTGCCCTTCCTTGAGGCCCTCGGCCGCGCCGAGGCCCACAGCGGCCGCCGCCTCTTCGCCATGCCCGTCCTGGAGTCCCCCGAGCTCCTCTACCGCGAGTCCCGCGTCGACACCCTGGAGGGCATCGCCCGCGCCGTCGACAAGTTCCGCGACCGGGTGCTCGCGCTGCGCCTGGGCGTCACCGACTTCTGCTCCTCCTACGGCCTGCGCCGGGCCCCCGACATGACCGCCTACGACGTCCAGGTCGTCGCCTCCGTGATCGCCGACGTCGTCAACATGCTCGGCCGGGCCGACGGCACCGGATTCACCGTGACCGGACCGGTCTGGGAGTACTTCCGCGTCCCCGAGCGCATGTTCAAGCCACAGTTGCGGCAGAGCCCCTTCCTCGAGGTGCAGGCCGTCGAACTGCGCGAGAAGCTCATCGAACACGCCATGGACGGACTGCTGCGGGAGATCTCCCTCGACCAGGCCAACGGCCTCCTCGGCAAGACCTGCATCCACCCCTCCCACGTCCTGCCCGTGCACGCGCTGTCCGTGGTCAGCCACGAGGAGTTCAGCGACGCCCAGGACATCCTCCGGCCGGAACGCGGCGGCGGGGGTGTACTCCGGTCGGCCTACACGAACAAGATGAACGAAGTGAAACCCCACCGCGCCTGGGCCGAACGGACCCTGCTGCGCGCCGAGGTCTTCGGCGTGGCCAACGAGGACATCGGCTTCGTCGAACTGCTCACCGCCGGAATACCCGGCTGA
- a CDS encoding TerD family protein codes for MTHTMLKGSNVPLEATTVRAVLRWAPGQGVPDVDASALLLGSDGRVRSDEDFVFYNQPRHPSGAVWRLGKKRVTEGLTDTIQSELTGVEPGVGRILLVASADGMTFDRVPALCIVLYDASVADGEPLAHFEIKPETGAETALICGELYRRGEGWKFRALGEGYSNGLKGLATDFGISVDESEAEEDRGQAPPETTSQPLPPEQPTSVPPQPAYGYPQPTSARPAPQPSYGYPQPESRPAYGYPQAPQPALTAPLDPDFRLPPQGPQFIGR; via the coding sequence ATGACGCACACGATGCTGAAGGGGTCGAACGTCCCGCTGGAGGCCACCACGGTGCGCGCCGTGCTGCGCTGGGCGCCCGGGCAGGGTGTTCCGGACGTGGACGCCTCGGCGCTGCTGCTGGGCTCCGACGGCCGTGTGCGCTCCGACGAGGACTTCGTCTTCTACAACCAGCCCCGGCATCCGTCCGGCGCGGTGTGGCGGCTGGGCAAGAAGCGGGTCACCGAGGGGCTCACCGACACGATCCAGTCGGAGCTGACGGGGGTGGAGCCGGGGGTCGGCCGGATCCTGCTGGTGGCGTCGGCGGACGGGATGACCTTCGACCGGGTGCCGGCCCTGTGCATCGTGCTCTACGACGCCTCCGTGGCCGACGGCGAGCCGCTGGCGCACTTCGAGATCAAGCCGGAGACCGGTGCGGAGACGGCGCTGATCTGCGGTGAGCTGTACCGGCGCGGGGAGGGCTGGAAGTTCCGTGCGCTGGGTGAGGGCTATTCGAACGGTCTGAAGGGTCTCGCGACGGACTTCGGTATCTCGGTGGACGAGTCGGAGGCGGAGGAGGACCGGGGGCAGGCCCCGCCGGAGACCACCTCGCAGCCGCTGCCGCCGGAGCAGCCGACGTCGGTGCCGCCGCAGCCCGCGTACGGCTATCCGCAGCCGACGTCGGCGCGGCCGGCCCCGCAGCCGTCGTACGGCTATCCGCAGCCGGAGAGCCGGCCCGCCTACGGCTATCCGCAGGCGCCGCAGCCGGCCCTGACGGCTCCGCTGGACCCGGACTTCCGGCTGCCCCCGCAGGGGCCGCAGTTCATCGGCCGCTAG
- a CDS encoding TerD family protein — MGFFDGLRGGRAADFDSGSAATNAIELTRRHQQVSLTKQDAATGHLRINLAWRMRTSDFDQNQRTSLFRHPFKALRPPEVLGHGQSMVNVDLDLGCLYELMDGTKGVVQPLGGYLGDVNAPPYIKLSGDDRFGSASGETMYINLDHREAIKRLLVFVYIYDQTPAFDRTHAIVTLYPSNGPRIEIGLDERHPQARSCAVVMIENVKDELLVRREVKFVYGFQGELDRLYGWGLTWGRGYKTKVER, encoded by the coding sequence ATGGGATTCTTCGACGGGCTGCGGGGCGGACGGGCCGCCGACTTCGACTCGGGCAGCGCGGCGACCAACGCGATCGAGCTGACCCGACGGCACCAGCAGGTGTCCCTCACCAAACAGGACGCGGCCACCGGCCACCTGCGCATCAACCTGGCCTGGCGGATGCGGACCTCCGACTTCGACCAGAACCAGCGCACCAGCCTCTTCCGGCACCCCTTCAAGGCCCTGCGGCCCCCCGAGGTGCTCGGCCACGGCCAGAGCATGGTCAACGTCGACCTCGACCTCGGCTGCCTGTACGAGCTGATGGACGGCACCAAGGGCGTCGTCCAGCCCCTCGGCGGCTACCTCGGCGACGTCAACGCACCGCCGTACATCAAGCTCAGCGGCGACGACCGGTTCGGATCGGCGTCCGGCGAGACCATGTACATCAACCTGGACCACCGCGAGGCGATCAAGCGGCTGCTGGTCTTCGTGTACATCTACGACCAGACCCCCGCCTTCGACCGCACCCACGCGATCGTGACGCTCTACCCCAGCAACGGCCCCCGCATCGAGATAGGCCTCGACGAGCGGCACCCCCAGGCCCGCTCGTGCGCCGTCGTGATGATCGAGAACGTCAAGGACGAACTGCTCGTCCGCCGCGAGGTCAAGTTCGTCTACGGCTTCCAGGGCGAACTCGACCGGCTCTACGGCTGGGGCCTGACCTGGGGACGCGGCTACAAGACCAAGGTGGAGCGGTGA
- a CDS encoding DUF475 domain-containing protein, translated as MLLKTFGWSFAITALGLVAAAFYGGWTAFGIVAILAVLEISLSFDNAVVNAGILKKMNAFWQKIFLTVGVLIAVFGMRLVFPVVIVAISAKMGPVEAVDLALNNKDRYQQLVTDAHPSIAAFGGMFLLMIFLDFIFEDRDIQWLRWIERPLAKLGKVDMLSVCIALVVLLITSFTFATHAHQHGGAHADKAQTVLIAGIAGLITYMVVGGLSGYFEDKLEEEEEREHEEEEEAARTGKKKPAVVLAGQAAFFMFLYLEVLDASFSFDGVIGAFAITNDIVLMALGLGIGAMYVRSLTVYLVRQGTLDDYVYLEHGAHYAIGALAVILMVTIQYEINEVITGLVGVVLIAWSFWSSVRRNRALAESGDGAGEKAEVSSGV; from the coding sequence GTGCTTCTGAAAACCTTCGGCTGGTCGTTCGCGATTACCGCGCTCGGCCTGGTCGCGGCGGCGTTCTACGGGGGGTGGACCGCCTTCGGGATCGTGGCGATCCTCGCCGTCCTGGAGATCTCGCTGTCGTTCGACAACGCGGTGGTCAACGCCGGGATCCTGAAGAAGATGAACGCCTTCTGGCAGAAGATCTTCCTCACGGTCGGCGTGCTCATCGCCGTCTTCGGCATGCGGCTGGTCTTCCCCGTCGTCATCGTCGCCATCAGCGCCAAGATGGGCCCGGTCGAGGCCGTCGACCTGGCCCTGAACAACAAGGACCGCTACCAGCAGCTCGTCACCGACGCGCACCCCTCGATCGCCGCGTTCGGCGGGATGTTCCTGCTGATGATCTTCCTCGACTTCATCTTCGAGGACCGGGACATCCAGTGGCTGCGCTGGATCGAGCGGCCCCTGGCCAAGCTCGGCAAGGTCGACATGCTGTCGGTCTGCATCGCCCTGGTCGTCCTGCTGATCACCTCCTTCACCTTCGCCACCCACGCCCACCAGCACGGCGGCGCCCACGCCGACAAGGCACAGACCGTCCTGATCGCCGGCATCGCCGGCCTGATCACCTACATGGTCGTCGGCGGCCTCTCCGGCTACTTCGAGGACAAGCTGGAGGAAGAGGAGGAGCGCGAGCACGAGGAGGAGGAAGAGGCCGCCCGCACGGGCAAGAAGAAGCCCGCCGTCGTGCTGGCCGGCCAGGCCGCCTTCTTCATGTTCCTCTACCTGGAGGTCCTGGACGCGTCGTTCTCCTTCGACGGCGTGATCGGCGCCTTCGCCATCACCAACGACATCGTGCTGATGGCGCTCGGCCTCGGCATCGGCGCGATGTACGTCCGCTCGCTCACCGTGTACCTGGTCCGCCAGGGCACCCTGGACGACTACGTCTACCTGGAGCACGGCGCCCACTACGCGATCGGCGCCCTGGCCGTGATCCTCATGGTCACCATCCAGTACGAGATCAACGAGGTCATCACCGGCCTCGTCGGCGTCGTCCTGATCGCCTGGTCGTTCTGGTCCTCCGTCCGCCGCAACCGCGCCCTCGCGGAGTCCGGCGACGGCGCGGGCGAGAAGGCCGAGGTCTCCTCCGGCGTCTGA